The DNA segment CAACTTACTAATCCAGAATATAATGCACGTCGCTGTGTATTCCTCCGCGTCGTCTTGGAACTTTTCCAATTTTATGAATAAAGGAAAAACTTCACGCGTCAAACGTAATACAAACCTCTGGAAATAATGTAAAACAAAGTTGAAGGACGACGCGTTTCAGCTACAAAGTCCGCGGTGGAAGATATCGTGAGAGATGTTAAGAAGTATTCCACCAAACGAGCCATTCCAGTTGAATTATCTATCTTTTGAGAATATTTTTTATCTTTATCCGAAGCGCCTGTTATGGATCATTGCCCGATTCACCACGATTTGTTACGCAATTTGTGAGAGAATCCAACATTGCCAAGAGGCTCGAAGAGGAATACAAAATTCTGCCCGTAAATATGCAGGAAGTTCTGTGCAAAATGTATGTACACTTATCCATAAATATGCGAAACACGGAAATGCAAATTCGATCCTAATGGAAGTGACATAATCCTGAAGTAGACTTCGAAGTTTCCATTGCCTTTGGCAAAGATTGAAAATGTGAATACGCGAGGATACGGAACAATGCGCGGTTAAATGGTGAAATATTCAGAGGAACTTTTAAAATGATTCAATTAAAGTGCTGACGTCGTGATATGTTTTTCGTTCAAGTAATTAAAATAAACGCAGAACGGCAACATTTATATTCCGCAAGGTAACTGAACGTAACTGAATCTGTAACAATATCTATCCACTGGACGCAGCAGAAACTCCCATGGAAACAAAAACTGTTCAAAAATCATGAAATGAGGAACTCGTTTAATATCAAGCGAGCAAACCCGTGAAAAACGATCGAGGCATCCTTGCAAGAAGCTCGCGAAGAAGTTCTTAGCGAAGATACGATCGCGGCGCCGAAGAAAGTCAAGAGTAACGCGTCACGTCGAAAATCTCGTTCGATGGCCGATGAGGGGAAGAAAGAGATAGGGTGAAAGGTGTGCAAGAAATAAATAAGGTGGACGAAAAAGCAAATAACTCTCGGATAAGCTCTTCTTCCTCTCGTTGGCCAAAGTGACGAAGGCGTTCGTGTTTCACACGAACAAAAAACACCCCTGTAATTCCCTGATCGTTGAACGAAAGAACTCTGGCGAAACGAGCCTCAAAGGAGGCGAACATCGCCTCACGGTGGAATGGCTGGCAAACTCGTTTCACTGTTTTAATATTTATCTCCCGCGCTTACGTACAGGCGAAGTGAATTCGCTTAGATCGCGACTGTGCATTTTCATTCGGTACCGCGAGGATTCCCGCGGGATCTTTGGATAGCGGACGCGGAGCTTTACGATCGCGAATCGTGCTGTTAGTTTCTATTGTCACGAGCGTGCTGGGCGTAATCGCGCAGAGTCTTCGAGATGCTTCAGAAAACGGTGATTTCTTAGTATGCATTGGTTTATCAACACGGATgctcgatagtttgaaaaaaagaaTAGCTCGGAGGGAACCTCGTACATACATTATTATGGAATGTACCATGATTACAAAGATAATTATTGTTAAGTTTTATGTCTTACAGATTTAGAAATTGGAATTGAAATTTGATGGCAAGTTCCATTTGTTTGAATAATACTTTTAGTATTCCACTGTGGTAGATGGGATAGATATAAGTGCACCAGTGACGCTGAACCATTCGGTTCTGTAAAATTTCGTCAGTGTCAGCGATGAAAAATGCAGTTTCCTTGCTTTCAGGTTACGCGACACGCAGACGTAGACTCAGCGTCGTTTTTTGTCTTTCTATGTCACTGACGGATTTGCATCAGGAAATAAcgcgttttttttttactaGTATATTACTTTTCTGCTATTCGTATATGAATGAATAACGGTTCAGTTTAATTGGTATCTTGAACATTGCAGCCTTCGCGTAATGCACTAAGAGTATAAATTTGCTGATGGTGCTTTACGTCCGAAAACGATTATTTCTAGAGCTAGAACAGCATTGGAAATTAGCGGAAGCGCGTGTACGAGTCGCTAGTCGCACTTAACTATGCGACCAATTGAATTTCCCTGGGACAAAGGGACAGTGAATGCAATTAGACGCCGTGGAAGTCGACGAAGTTCATCTGGCTATACAGGCAACTACGGTGTAACTTTCGTTCAGACATTAATCCGATTGCCTGCGAATGGAGACAGGCGCATTCCATTAGACAGTAATCGAACATCGATATTCATCGTTCTATATTCCGTCAGTCGTTTAAGATCACGTCCCACGTTGCAAATTACTTCGATCGCATTAATTCAGTCGCAACGACCATTATTTTTAGTAAATTGTATAACTTATTATAGCTGAGTCCGAAGtttctgtttttttctttttttttaacgagaGAGGAACTGATTGCAAATGAATAATTTTAGATTTTGTAATGAATGTTTTATCGTATAGATAAGGATGTACACGTATAAAGGTCTCGAAAACTTTAACTTTGGATTGAAAATAACTTGAACTCGACGCGTAATTCTTAGCTTGATAATGCCTTGTAAAGAATATTCTCTGCAAAGCGTTACCAATTTCCAGGCTTACCGACGAGGAGGTCTACCCAAGGACTACCCAAGGACccatttaataatattaattcagTAATTTAATGCGTAATTTAATTATAGAAGATTAATATATCTCGTTTTTTCAAACTTACCATCCAGGAACCATGTTTTCTCCAGCAACCTTCACCATCAAATCAGTAAGCACTCTCTTCGAGATCCCTCCATCATCAAATCAGTGAGCACTCTCTTCAAGATCCCTTCACCCTCAGATCGAATCGATCAGCATCTTCTCCAGGATTCCTCCAGTTTAGGGTCGAACCGATCAGCACCTTCTCCAAAGTCCCTCCACCTTCAGATGGAATCGATCAGCAGCTTCTTCAGGATCCCTCCAGCTTCGGACAGAATCGATCGACATCATCTCCAAGGTCTCTCCACCTTAAGGGCGGATCGATCACACCAATCCGACACTAAGGTGGGAGGATTCTAAACAGGATGTTGATCGATTCCATCTGAAGGTGGAGGGACCTTGGAGAACGTGTCGACCGATTTCATCTGGAGGTGAAGGGCTCCTAGAGAGGGTGCTAATCCCCACCATGGGTCGGTGAGCACCTTCAGCATGAACCTCCACTATCGGGTCAGTCGGTACGTGTTTGAAGCACCTCCACCATCGGCCAACATCCCTCCATGGTTGTTAACCAGTTTCCAATGCGCTTCCCAGGTCCGACGACCAAACAGAGACTGAACCCATACGTGTAGTCATCGACCCTTATATTGTCATCCCCGCTTCGCCTTCTTAACATGTCTTCGCACCATGTGTCTTATGTGATGCGTTGcagtaaaatatataataatacatATAATATGCAACTCGAAGCTGCATGTAACATGATTAGAGAGTAATTATCAAAGAATCAGGGAATCTTCTAATCGAAACGTTGCCGTTCGATTCGGATGGGCTTCCACGCAATATCaaagaattatttttattaaaaactgtGAAAGCCTAGCAATTTATCAGGGTTGAAAACGTTCTAGGGTGAAATTTATATGGAATAAAAGGATCAATCGTTGTCGGCAATCGACATAATACCGGAACCAGATTCCCATCGAAACATCAAGCAGGATCGTAACGTGGAGTGATAGGAGCCACTAAAGGGAAATTTCGAAGTAATGGACCGAAATGGAGAATCCTCTTATCTGGAGGATCGTCTGTCAAAATCCTCTGGGAGCACGCATTCACGACTCACGCTTGCAAATTGATGAATAATGCACGAAGTCGCGGCGTACACGCAGCCTCTTAGCATCTGAAACGCGCCCGCGTATAATTAAGTAAATCGTCGATAGATAAGCAACCAATTATGCCCTAAGTAGCTTACGCCGATATTAGCTGCGTTATACAAGTAGAAAATTCATCCTTCTTTCGGCTTTATAGGCAAGTAAAGAAAATTGAGTAATTGTTTCGTTTAATCGGTCGATGATCTCCAATATCGTTTTACACGTATACACGAGTATAATGTTGTTAATTCTTTTTTATCATTGATGCTCGTTATTATCGCAATGAAAGTGTTACGGCCAGTCACGTATTGGAAATAAAATTTCGCGGTACCAATCGTAAAACAGAGAGTATGGAAATTGCTTTACTTAAACTTGCCACGGTCTGAAGGGATCTCTCAGCTTTCTTTATGGATCGTAATTTTTCCATGCTTAAATCCTTCTTTTATGCGTTATTCCTCGCCTTCGTGTTTCTGTCGCTTCGTGTGTCAGTTCTCCGCCAGTTTCCTCGATACTTGTCCCATCATCTTACCACGATACCATTGAACGAATTATGATACATAGTTTAATACTAAGTAAGTAGAGACACAGGCAACAAATGAAATGCTTATGAAAATTGTTGCTATATTTCGAGATATTAAAATGCAACAGTTTCTGAATTTTTATGCAAAGGTCCATTTCGATAAATCATTGTATGGAATGTTTTTAAATAATCGAATATCTATTCGTTTCGTACCGATGCGTGCGTTCGTCTTTTAATGTATCAATACATCGGATAGAATCTCACTAATGACGATATTAATCTCGATTTCAGTGGCAGCAGGGGATTAATGGAATTTACGAGGCcgggtacgcgatatcgctggtaGCGTTGCTGCTCTCGTTAGGTATTCTCACGTATTTCCGGTGAGTTCTGCTTCTCCCTATTTCTCTTCTCTTCCTTTGCAAACTTTCCCCGTCCGGTAACAAAAATGGTATTAGCAAAAACTAAGGAAGACCAACATTGGTCTGCCTCGAGAAATATTAGAATCGCTGAACAACAAAATTCATCCTAAACATTTTTTATTAATCCTAGAAATGTTAGTCTCAAAGATTATTATCTCTAAAAAGATATCAAAGAGAATTATTCGCGATTTTCGAAACTGTGGAACGATTCGTACTGTTTAGAAGTATTGAACAAGTTGGTATAAAGAGAGTAAAAGTCCTGTTCGTTCCGATTTTGATTATTTTGTTTGTTGAACGTAGCTCCCTGAGGTGCGCGAGGACCACTCTTCATATGAACCTATTCGCTTCGTTTGCTGTAAATAACGCTCTGTGGCTGGTGTGGTACAGGTGCATCGTCGCGAATACGGATTTGCTGTTGAACAATGGGGTACGTATGAGAGGGCTCCGTTTCACACTTCACTTTTTATTTAGCACTCGACCCGCGTCGATGCTTCACTGGAAAACACGTATCAAAGCGTATCGCTTGGCAGActtgttttccttttttcttattCCACGCGCAGTAACGACATCGAAAAGCTGGACAATAAAATAAAGAATACAGATTTTCAATGAAACTCGAATTCCAGAAATTGTTTCGAgcaatgaaaagaaaaaagtaGTTGCAAATATACCTTGCAAAAGTAGAAATTCTAAGGAGACGTTATTTAGATTTACAGACTTCCTTTAAATTTATCGACTTAACACCCCTTTGAATTTCTTCCAACTCGGAACTGAAGACGAAATGATTTTCAGATAATATGCCGCCTGTTGCACATCGTCCTGCATTACTTCCTGCTGACTAATTACGCCTGGATGTTGTGCGAGGGTTTTTACCTGCACACCCTGCTCGTTAGCGCTTTCACGAGCGAACACAAATTAGTAAAGTGGCTGATGGGCCTCGGTTGGCCAGTACCAGCGGTCATCGTGACGATTTATGCCTGTTTGAGGGCGACCAGCGACGATCCTGTGGACACTGAACAGTAAGCATACAACAGTTGAACGATAGAAACCAGATACGCATACTATTTTGTAATCTAAAATCCCCGTGGAAAAATTGTAacgtataaatatttttataaaataattaacaaaatagaTTCAGGAGGCAAAATCAATTGCAACAGTATCTATAATCGAAGCAACGACGTTAAGAGAGGCGAAACTGATTTCAGACTAGGCTATAATTTCATGCTGCAACAATGAGACGCATTTCGGGTATTATGAAACACCGTGAAAGGGGTCTGCGCAAACCAGAGGATCAAAACCGCGGCAATTGAGTTTCCGCCATTCGCTCGAGCCTTGCCTCGAAATCCGTAATGAACAAAGAGATTCTGTCGCGTTAGATTAGCTACGTCTAAATTTACGTTGCCTGCGAACAATAATCTATTTGTCGAAGGGTATAACGTCGATTAATCGTATCAGCGAACGTTTCTGTGCGTCGATGATACATCGATGGGTCTCAGATTTTTTTATCCTTCAATTTTGATTATACATATCGACGaacgaagaaaaaaataaagtggaatataatatatttcagAGATAATGAGATGATTAAAAGTTTCAGTTTATATCGTAACGAGTGTTGTTGGAAATTTTTATTCAAATGTCGTAGATTATGGACTTATTCGAGCTAATTGATGACTATTTTATAGGTGTTGGATCAACGAGGGCAACTTTATGATGGTGTTGGTTTATCCAGTCTGCGTTTCTACCATGTTGAATCTGCTTTTTCTCTTCAACATCGTTCGAGTTCTGTTAATGAAGCTAAGAGCCGGTCCCACGATCGGCACGCAACCCTCGAGATCAATTCGTCAAGCATTTCGGTAACCAGATCATCGATTACTATCGCATGCATTTTAATTCGATACTTTTAACTCTTTTTAGAGCTACGCTACTTCTGGTGCCGCTTTTGGGTCTACATTATCTTCTAACTCCCTTCAGGCCGCCGAAAAATCACCCCTGGGAGCAATTCTACGAAGTACTCTCGGCCATTACAGCGTCCTTCCAGGTATCAGCCAGCTTCGTTACTTTTCTGCAAGGAAAGTCCAATGAAACTTTTTATAATCAATCCATTTCCTCGATCGATTTCTATTGACAACCGCAAACGGTGTTAAGAAACGATAATATTAATAGTTTCTCTATTTTAAATCGATATTTGTCCGGCAGGGTCTCTGCGTGGCGATTTTATTCTGCTTCTGCAACGGCGAGGTGAGGAATTAATCCGCGTGTGACATCGCATATTTTCCTCTCCTCCCTTTGTTatctttaattaattaaaacggAAAGCACCAAGAATGTGTTCATTAATGTACGTTGCTTCCGCGCAGGTGATAGCGCAGTTCAAGAGGAAATGGGAGGGCACGGCTCTTCTGCGAAATCGAGCCAATTCGTGCACAGCGACCACCGTCTCGGTACGGCAAATTCACAAGACATAAAACAGTCATGGTTTCCGTAGAAATGAAAACGCCTCGAGTGAACCACCATCATACGTGCGTCCTCACATGTCCTCGCCTTTTTTTGTATCCTTTTCTTTCATCTCTCTTGTCATTTTCATCCACGATCGTTCACGCGATCCTCACACAGGTCTACCAAAAATTATTCATCTAGttgttcttttttcttctcctaGAATTAAGCAGACTTTTACCTTTACTGTTGAATTTATCGACTTAAATTCAATGGAAGTCATTTTTGGAGGATTTGATTTGATGGCAATTATAAAATGTTTGTTTGAAGAGGGAAAATAAAGAACAGAGGGAACTCGTCTCACATTCTCACCTTTTTTATGGAATAATTTTCAAATACAATTAATGATTGTAAGATTTTAATAGGAAGAAATATGTCTAACTTCGTGATCCATCAAATCTGATTTCCCTCTTTTTATTTCGAAAAGTGCTGCGAGTAAAATTGTATCTGTATTTGTTAAGAGCTGCTTTCATATTGGTATCAAATAATTGTTAAGAATTTTCTAGGTATTATTGGAAATTAAAGTCATCGATTGTTTGAAATATCTATGAAAATTGGGGACAGCAAACCTTTCGCCAaagattataaaaaaaaaagaaaaaaaatgacaGAATCTTTGGAAATTTCATAGAATTTTCAATGGTTCGTATAACAAAGAATTCTCGAAGAGAATACTAGAAAATGGCCCGAGCTGCTCGAGTCTGCGATGTATGGAAAAATGATGAAGGATCGCTTAAATAAATCGTAGAAATTGCTTTGCACATAGCCGTTCGTTTCGACTGGATTCTAGTTGGTTGCACAGTCACGGATATCTTCGATACATTTTCGAAATCTGTCCTTGCACAAGACAGATCGAGCCCAAGAGACGAATCGCCCATTATAAATGAACACACGATGCCGCAGGAGCATATTTCGCAATGCACTCGCATGAATAACGTAATAATCGTGATTTACTGTGATCATACCGTGCCAAAGCATAATGCTTCAATGCTTTTTGAGACACTTGTGAAATTAATAGCCTGATGTTAAATTACTAAAACTAGGTTTTGAAAGTATAAGGTTTCTTtacttgtgtgtgtgtgtatatataatttcataagatatttaacaaattttatttcAATCAAAATACTGCACGACGATAAATATTTTATGCTTCTGGTTGACATGGTTTAATTCTGTATTTGTAAATGGTACGTTTCATCTATAACTCTCATTACAAACGCTCATTTTTCAATCGTCACATAATAGAAAGACAACTTATCGTGTATAAACGACTTTAAGACATCAAGATTACATCGACCTCATACGTAAAACGATCAAATTAAGAACAACAGACATAAAAAGATGCGCACAACAAAGACAAGCATCACCAAACTTTCAAGCAATTGGATCAAGGTGAAACAAGATCAAGCATAACATCTCATCACTTTCCATCTAGCACCCACTTGCTCAGCACACACCAAACAGAAACACCAGCCCAACCATCATCATCAGTTCACCCAAGTACGTTCATCATTGATATCCCATCATCGAGGATCACAATCACGCAAGATAGACGATGAGTAAGGTAGCACAACGAGAAATTTGATTGCACGACTGGTCAATGGTGCGATACGGACCGCGATCGGGTCTGAGCAGCAATGATATCCAGTGTATTACAGACGTACTAACAACCGCCGGCCTGCTACTGTACATAAGCCGTGATATGAACTAACAGGCGGAGAGTGGCGAGTgtaaagagagagaaagtgagGGAGAGTAAGGGAGAGAGTTGTCCGTGTCGTGCCAATGACGACGTGCCCGTGTCAAGTCCATTCTGGGACGTTGACTGTTTCAGTTTATCCGCTCGACCGCAGGTCCGATGCCGGGAGAGGAGAAGGTGTGACTATCGTTTATCCGCGCCGGAACTCTTGAACGAGAACCAAATCGTGGACGACCGCCAGCAGACTGTGCAGCTGGTCGCCGCCAGTTCCATGCCCAATAGCCACAACAACAACGCCAACGCACTTATCAAGCCGCAAGACGCGTCTGATCACGACCAAACGCAATGTTGATGATCGAGGGATTGATACGAAAGGAGAGAATTGATGATTATATAGGGTGATCGACTGTACGATTGAAAGGAGTCATTGAAAAGACAGCTGGGGGTCTAACAAAGTCAGTTTAATTTCTCTGCGACAGATTCTTTTAACAAATATTGCAATAACATAATGTTGTGGAATATAACACCTAATCTTAAATGGGGTGTGCACAGTATCATTAATCTGTTGCAATGGGACTATTGTTTCTAATCAGTATTGACAAAAAATAGCATTAGGTCAGCTCTGCAATTTAAGATTAAGTTATGATTTATTGGATAAAGTTGGTGAAGGGATGActaaattatttttttaaatttacacAGGGGTAAAGttgtaaatataatttttatttctaacGAAATATATTCTTCAGATTAAGTATTTTTTAAGTATCGTTGAAACGAATAATAACAGAAACATATATAGTATGCTTGCAATGTACATATATCTCACTCTAAAATTGTACATTAATAATGATTACTCCGATTTGTAAAATTACGATTTACTGCGAGAGCGTATAGTTTGTCATTTCGTTTAAACAGGTTTACAAGGTAATTCACTGTAAGAGTTAAATAGATTAATCTGTACaaaattactatgttgcattcaATATGAAACGAATTGAtagaatttaatttttcaaatgttTTCAGTATAGTTGCTCTTTATCTAAAAGATTCTACATGTTAATATTCTAGTTAAACGATTCTTTAAgatatgtatattattttcgGGTAAATGAAGTGATAACTAATGAGGTGCTCGCTGTTTACAAAATTTCGCACCTAAACAACTGATACAACGAGTCTTAATTAGTACAGTGAACTTCACAAAATAAATGTAAAGTTAAGCGATATGTACATATAACGCATGTTAATATTCAACCTGCATTTAAAACACCATTAGATCTAATGTTTTATGAGTAAATTCATTCATAaagaataattatttatttttggaGAAGATGCGTCGATTACGTTGAATTTTACATATGTTGTTAAAGACATTATTTGGTGTAAAAATCAACGCAATCGGAGCTGCTTATCCGAATTAAATAAGTACCTTATAAAGGGGATTCAAAATCAAAATTAGATTATAAGACATGTAATTTTTAATCATTCTGTAACGTTCAAAATTTTTTGGGAAGATATAGAGTTTATTTGGATTTTGTAAATAGATATTGCTAGT comes from the Xylocopa sonorina isolate GNS202 chromosome 1, iyXylSono1_principal, whole genome shotgun sequence genome and includes:
- the Dh31-r gene encoding diuretic hormone 31 Receptor isoform X1, yielding MPGNTTAGSTLLDDELRRILMEREQECLRLQAINFTPPPEPYCRMTFDGWSCWPNTPAGTTAYAPCPNFITGFDASLKAHKYCESNGTWFRHPESDQVWSNYTTCVNFEDLSWQQGINGIYEAGYAISLVALLLSLGILTYFRSLRCARTTLHMNLFASFAVNNALWLVWYRCIVANTDLLLNNGIICRLLHIVLHYFLLTNYAWMLCEGFYLHTLLVSAFTSEHKLVKWLMGLGWPVPAVIVTIYACLRATSDDPVDTEQCWINEGNFMMVLVYPVCVSTMLNLLFLFNIVRVLLMKLRAGPTIGTQPSRSIRQAFRATLLLVPLLGLHYLLTPFRPPKNHPWEQFYEVLSAITASFQGLCVAILFCFCNGEVIAQFKRKWEGTALLRNRANSCTATTVSVRCRERRRCDYRLSAPELLNENQIVDDRQQTVQLVAASSMPNSHNNNANALIKPQDASDHDQTQC
- the Dh31-r gene encoding diuretic hormone 31 Receptor isoform X2, whose product is MPGNTTAGSTLLDDELRRILMEREQECLRLQAINFTPPPEPYCRMTFDGWSCWPNTPAGTTAYAPCPNFITGFDASLKAHKYCESNGTWFRHPESDQVWSNYTTCVNFEDLSWQQGINGIYEAGYAISLVALLLSLGILTYFRSLRCARTTLHMNLFASFAVNNALWLVWYRCIVANTDLLLNNGIICRLLHIVLHYFLLTNYAWMLCEGFYLHTLLVSAFTSEHKLVKWLMGLGWPVPAVIVTIYACLRATSDDPVDTEQCWINEGNFMMVLVYPVCVSTMLNLLFLFNIVRVLLMKLRAGPTIGTQPSRSIRQAFRATLLLVPLLGLHYLLTPFRPPKNHPWEQFYEVLSAITASFQGLCVAILFCFCNGEVIAQFKRKWEGTALLRNRANSCTATTVSFIRSTAGPMPGEEKV